In one window of Zhihengliuella sp. ISTPL4 DNA:
- a CDS encoding glycosyltransferase family 2 protein, producing MTARFATIRVLALLSVLLGVNYVAWRWLESVNWSAWWIAVPLVIAETYSLIDTFLFCLTMWRAKERPAPVSPPQGTVDVFITTYDEPIELVMTTARAAKRIAYPHSTWILDDGSRPELEAEARAAGLGYLTRSEDWTGKPRHAKAGNLNSALFQTDGEFLLILDADQVPDPLILHRTLGYFADDPEVALVQTPQWFVNVDEADPLGSQAPLFYGPIQQGKDGWNAAFFCGSNAVLRREALMQLGIVGYVRSVTDSAARALKTSEALIAREADAATDPALATELGALRIAIARGRKELAGGASVAEVAERVGEAVDNASRILVAHDLEGIRADLAVIESLPVQQDAELGQVVVDEAGLEALVSSDLSPLTAVEAVRGLLDALRLDRADEAQPILPLATISVTEDMATAMQLHALGWKSVYHHEILAHGLAPEDLRTMLTQRLRWAQGTLQVMLRDNPLAKRGLSVGQRLMYFATMWSYLSGFAAIVYLAAPVIYLVFGVLPVTAWSVDFFVRFLPYFLVNQALFLVVAKGVKTWRGQQYSLALFPVWIRACWTAFANVVLGRPLSFAVTRKDGRDPRGVPWREIWPQLTAMVVLVIALVIGVARVIVGTGDGTGTLVNTAWVLYDLVVLSVIIQAARYRGPAAQVLEKESNERQH from the coding sequence ATGACTGCGCGGTTCGCGACCATCCGCGTCCTCGCTCTGCTGTCGGTCCTGCTCGGCGTGAACTACGTCGCCTGGCGATGGCTGGAGTCGGTGAACTGGTCGGCCTGGTGGATCGCGGTACCGCTCGTGATCGCCGAGACCTACAGCCTCATCGACACCTTCCTGTTCTGCCTGACGATGTGGCGCGCGAAGGAGCGTCCGGCGCCCGTGTCGCCTCCGCAGGGCACGGTCGATGTCTTCATCACGACCTACGACGAGCCGATCGAGCTCGTCATGACGACGGCCAGGGCGGCGAAGCGGATCGCCTATCCGCACTCCACCTGGATTCTCGACGACGGCTCCCGCCCCGAGCTCGAGGCCGAGGCCCGGGCGGCGGGCCTCGGCTATCTCACCCGCTCCGAGGACTGGACGGGTAAGCCCCGGCATGCCAAGGCCGGTAATCTCAACAGCGCGCTCTTCCAGACCGATGGCGAGTTCCTCCTCATCCTCGACGCCGACCAGGTGCCCGACCCGCTGATCCTGCACCGCACGCTCGGCTACTTCGCGGATGACCCGGAGGTCGCCCTGGTGCAGACGCCGCAGTGGTTCGTGAACGTCGACGAGGCCGACCCGCTGGGGAGCCAGGCGCCGCTGTTCTACGGGCCGATCCAGCAGGGGAAGGACGGCTGGAACGCGGCCTTCTTCTGCGGCTCGAACGCCGTGCTCCGCCGGGAGGCGCTCATGCAGCTCGGCATCGTCGGATACGTCCGGAGCGTGACGGACTCCGCCGCGCGCGCGCTGAAGACCTCCGAGGCCCTGATCGCCCGCGAGGCCGACGCCGCGACCGATCCGGCGCTCGCCACCGAACTCGGGGCGCTCCGCATCGCGATCGCCCGCGGGCGGAAGGAGCTCGCCGGCGGCGCATCCGTCGCCGAGGTCGCCGAGCGAGTCGGGGAAGCTGTCGACAACGCCTCCCGGATCCTCGTGGCGCACGACCTGGAAGGCATCCGTGCCGACCTCGCGGTGATCGAGTCCCTTCCCGTGCAGCAGGACGCGGAGCTCGGACAGGTGGTCGTGGACGAGGCCGGGCTCGAAGCCCTCGTCTCCTCCGACCTCTCCCCCCTCACCGCCGTGGAGGCCGTCCGCGGATTGCTGGATGCGCTGCGCCTGGACCGGGCGGATGAGGCGCAGCCCATCCTCCCGCTCGCCACGATCTCGGTGACGGAGGACATGGCGACGGCGATGCAGCTGCACGCCCTCGGCTGGAAGAGCGTCTACCATCACGAGATCCTGGCCCACGGGCTCGCCCCGGAAGACCTCCGGACGATGCTCACGCAGCGGCTGCGGTGGGCTCAGGGCACGCTGCAGGTCATGCTGCGCGACAATCCCCTGGCCAAGCGCGGGCTCTCGGTGGGGCAGCGCCTGATGTACTTCGCGACGATGTGGAGCTACCTCTCGGGCTTCGCCGCGATCGTCTACCTCGCCGCCCCCGTCATCTACCTCGTGTTCGGGGTGCTTCCCGTCACCGCCTGGTCGGTCGACTTCTTCGTGCGGTTCCTGCCGTACTTCCTCGTCAACCAGGCGCTGTTCCTCGTGGTGGCGAAGGGGGTGAAGACCTGGCGAGGGCAGCAGTACTCGCTCGCGCTGTTCCCCGTGTGGATCCGCGCGTGCTGGACGGCCTTCGCCAACGTGGTGCTCGGCCGCCCACTCTCCTTCGCCGTGACGCGGAAGGACGGCCGAGACCCGCGCGGCGTCCCGTGGCGCGAGATCTGGCCGCAGCTGACCGCCATGGTCGTCCTCGTGATCGCCCTCGTCATCGGGGTCGCCCGGGTCATCGTCGGCACGGGCGACGGCACCGGCACGCTCGTCAACACCGCCTGGGTCCTGTACGACCTGGTCGTCCTCAGCGTCATCATCCAGGCGGCGCGCTACCGCGGTCCCGCCGCGCAGGTCCTCGAGAAGGAGTCGAATGAACGTCAGCACTGA
- a CDS encoding PP2C family protein-serine/threonine phosphatase, producing the protein MFDERRRQAALEELGILDTPPDERVDRVARLAKEMFGVPMVSVSLIDRDRQWRKSQIGLGGNEAPRQDSFCDYTVSQDRTVVVEDASTTDLFAENPFVTGDPHLRFYAAHPLHAPGGEPVGTLCVLDTEPHTFTDAQQDLLRDLAFWVQTELAQDADIDHAAVVQRALRPRVHPEIEGYTIAAGAAPRGMLAGDYYDFSRHGDALRVTLADAMGKGTGPALVAATVRASLRTAPERSLADAVVEVDRLLEDDLADTSMFVTAVVAELRPQTGELEVIDAGHSLAFVVRADGSWTPLRSTNLPLGMGMGLADPRVPVTTRLEPGDAFICCSDGLLDVLDPDDPFGHVERVLAEMGPGGAVGEALRLANDERATDDITVVVVRRDT; encoded by the coding sequence ATGTTCGACGAGCGACGGCGACAGGCAGCGCTCGAGGAACTGGGGATCCTTGACACACCACCCGATGAGCGGGTGGATCGGGTGGCACGACTGGCGAAGGAGATGTTCGGCGTGCCGATGGTCAGCGTCTCGCTGATCGACCGCGACCGACAGTGGCGCAAATCGCAGATCGGCCTCGGGGGGAACGAGGCACCGCGACAGGATTCGTTCTGCGACTACACCGTGTCGCAGGACCGGACGGTGGTGGTGGAGGACGCGAGCACGACCGACCTCTTCGCCGAGAACCCGTTCGTGACCGGGGACCCGCACCTGCGGTTCTATGCGGCCCATCCGCTGCATGCGCCGGGCGGGGAACCGGTCGGGACGCTGTGCGTGCTCGACACGGAACCGCACACGTTCACGGACGCCCAGCAGGACCTTCTGCGTGACCTCGCGTTCTGGGTGCAGACGGAGCTGGCGCAGGACGCGGACATCGACCACGCTGCCGTGGTGCAACGGGCGCTGCGCCCGCGGGTGCACCCGGAGATCGAGGGCTACACGATCGCCGCCGGCGCCGCCCCGCGCGGAATGCTCGCCGGCGACTACTACGACTTCTCGCGTCACGGCGACGCCCTGCGCGTGACCCTCGCCGATGCGATGGGCAAGGGCACGGGGCCGGCGCTGGTCGCCGCCACCGTGCGCGCCTCACTGCGGACCGCGCCGGAGCGCTCCCTGGCCGACGCGGTGGTCGAGGTGGACCGCCTGCTCGAGGACGACCTCGCCGATACGTCGATGTTCGTCACGGCCGTCGTGGCAGAACTGCGGCCGCAGACGGGCGAACTCGAGGTCATCGACGCCGGTCACAGCCTCGCTTTCGTCGTCAGAGCGGACGGATCGTGGACGCCCTTGCGTTCGACGAACCTGCCGCTGGGCATGGGGATGGGCCTTGCCGATCCCCGCGTCCCGGTGACCACCCGCCTGGAACCGGGCGACGCCTTCATCTGCTGCAGCGATGGACTCCTCGACGTGCTCGACCCGGACGACCCGTTCGGCCATGTCGAGCGCGTCCTCGCCGAGATGGGCCCCGGCGGCGCTGTCGGCGAGGCTCTGCGGCTCGCGAACGACGAGCGCGCGACCGACGACATCACCGTCGTCGTCGTGCGGAGGGACACATGA
- a CDS encoding carbohydrate ABC transporter permease has protein sequence MPLKTRQRDRYNRREALAGYLFISPWLIGFLIFTAGAMVYSLYISFSSYNLATNSARPVGIDNYANLFEDPRVGVSLANTLFYVVMAVPLEIVFALILALLLNRVGRGAGFFRVLYYLPKMTPAVATAAVFFLLLNGNSGAINQFLRLFGIQGPQWLVDPAWVKPSIVIMTLWTVAGTMVIFLAALKNVPVELYEVASLDGAGPIRKFFSITLPMISGAMFFNVIVLSIAAFQIFDQAYLLFWRDQSNSSPEASLFYAIYLFQQAFRQFNFGFAAAMAWLLFVIIMIITLIQVKVGNRFVYYEGDR, from the coding sequence ATGCCGCTCAAGACCCGCCAGCGGGACCGGTACAACCGTCGGGAAGCCCTCGCCGGCTACCTGTTCATCTCGCCGTGGCTCATCGGATTCCTCATCTTCACAGCCGGGGCGATGGTCTACAGCCTGTACATCTCGTTCAGCAGCTACAACCTGGCCACGAACAGCGCCCGCCCCGTCGGCATCGACAACTACGCCAACCTCTTCGAGGACCCGCGGGTGGGCGTCTCCCTGGCGAACACCCTGTTCTACGTGGTGATGGCGGTACCGCTGGAGATCGTGTTCGCGCTGATCCTCGCCCTCCTCCTGAACCGCGTCGGGCGCGGCGCGGGGTTCTTCCGAGTGCTCTACTACTTGCCGAAGATGACGCCGGCGGTCGCGACCGCCGCGGTGTTCTTCCTCCTCCTGAACGGCAACTCCGGAGCGATCAACCAGTTCCTCCGCCTGTTCGGCATCCAGGGACCGCAGTGGCTCGTCGATCCCGCCTGGGTCAAGCCGAGCATCGTGATCATGACCCTGTGGACCGTCGCGGGCACGATGGTGATCTTCCTCGCGGCGCTGAAGAACGTGCCCGTCGAGCTGTACGAGGTGGCGTCGCTCGACGGGGCGGGACCGATCAGGAAGTTCTTCTCGATCACCCTGCCGATGATCTCGGGGGCCATGTTCTTCAACGTCATCGTGCTCTCGATCGCCGCCTTCCAGATCTTCGACCAGGCGTATCTGCTGTTCTGGCGCGATCAGAGCAACTCGTCTCCTGAGGCGTCGCTCTTCTACGCGATCTATCTGTTCCAGCAGGCGTTCCGGCAGTTCAACTTCGGCTTCGCGGCGGCGATGGCGTGGCTGCTCTTCGTCATCATCATGATCATCACGCTCATCCAGGTGAAGGTCGGCAACCGCTTCGTCTACTACGAGGGAGACCGCTGA
- a CDS encoding carbohydrate ABC transporter permease — protein sequence MSQTLRQIPVEADGDDLPETVAAPAPARSRWRRHLRQPKSLIARIVLNIILVLFALLFLYPFAWLIAASLKPRGEVFDNALIPKTFVPENYVEVWNQLPLLNWMGNSIAIALLAAGAVAISSSIVAFGFAYFRFPGRGLLFGLVLATMMLPGAVTMIPIYLIWKETGLLGTWVPLWGMNLFGSAFYIFLQRQFFLGLPRELFEAARLDGASAWGLFWRIAMPLSIPSFVIVFLFEFQASWNNLQAALIYLNAGSVDEFTAPLGIAYAMTKYSPTAGGHGDYQYVMVASLLVTLPMLILFAFGQRAFIEGVATQGRKG from the coding sequence ATGTCCCAGACCCTGCGTCAGATCCCCGTCGAGGCGGACGGCGACGACCTCCCCGAGACGGTCGCGGCCCCCGCCCCGGCCCGTTCGCGCTGGCGGCGGCACCTGCGGCAGCCGAAGAGCCTCATCGCCCGCATCGTGCTGAACATCATCCTCGTGCTGTTCGCGCTGCTGTTCCTCTATCCCTTCGCGTGGCTCATCGCAGCCAGCCTCAAGCCGCGCGGCGAAGTGTTCGACAACGCGCTCATCCCGAAGACGTTCGTGCCGGAGAACTACGTCGAGGTGTGGAACCAGCTCCCGCTGCTGAACTGGATGGGCAACAGCATCGCCATCGCGCTGCTCGCCGCCGGTGCGGTGGCGATCTCCAGCTCGATCGTGGCGTTCGGCTTCGCGTACTTCCGTTTCCCTGGCCGGGGGCTGCTGTTCGGCCTCGTCCTCGCGACGATGATGCTGCCGGGTGCGGTGACGATGATCCCGATCTACCTCATCTGGAAGGAGACCGGCCTCCTCGGCACGTGGGTGCCGCTGTGGGGCATGAACCTCTTCGGCTCGGCCTTCTACATCTTCCTGCAGCGGCAGTTCTTCCTCGGCCTGCCGCGGGAGCTGTTCGAGGCGGCGCGGCTCGACGGGGCCAGCGCCTGGGGTCTGTTCTGGCGGATCGCCATGCCGCTGTCGATCCCCTCGTTCGTCATCGTGTTCCTGTTCGAGTTCCAGGCGAGCTGGAACAACCTCCAGGCCGCCCTCATCTACCTCAACGCCGGGTCCGTGGACGAGTTCACCGCGCCGCTCGGCATCGCGTACGCCATGACCAAGTACAGCCCCACCGCGGGTGGTCACGGCGACTACCAGTACGTCATGGTCGCCTCCCTCCTGGTGACCCTCCCCATGCTCATCCTCTTCGCCTTCGGGCAGCGCGCCTTCATCGAGGGCGTCGCGACCCAGGGGCGCAAGGGATGA
- a CDS encoding extracellular solute-binding protein, which translates to MRTRMLGITAVAAASVLVLAGCGGGGGDDQAADADFGADPTGTLKAWGFENADDVGTSRMDYAAAQLEGVEVDLDATAFDAQKFTTRIASGDVPDVVQMDRRYVTTYAAQDLIMPLDECFAAQDVSPRDHWYPFVVDDVTYEDAVWAVPQFYQPPAILLNKAVLDEAGVTAEEIDTSQPDVLLGAIEKMYQESGGVPTRLGFDPVATGQAGLWILGMGGQLNDEDGAPTLDDPSNVAGIEVLKQITDAQGGFAAVKSFTDSFDAFGDQNQFVAQQVGAQVNAQWYPNVLSPYADQIELEAVPFRNADGEPFSVASGTAFVIPAGAENPAAACAWMVNLTSDDAWNAAGEARAETLKTDGGINTGLFTGSPSADQSIRETFVTDSGNAGFDQVISTYYDVVDYGQSFGSSPAGQEIQNELNNAITAALLGDKSPEDALKEAQEAAMRAYENATAG; encoded by the coding sequence ATGCGTACACGCATGCTGGGAATCACCGCGGTCGCCGCGGCATCCGTCCTCGTCCTCGCCGGGTGCGGTGGGGGAGGGGGAGACGACCAGGCGGCCGACGCCGACTTCGGTGCGGATCCGACCGGCACGCTGAAGGCGTGGGGCTTCGAGAACGCCGACGACGTGGGCACCTCGCGCATGGACTACGCGGCCGCTCAGCTGGAGGGCGTCGAGGTCGACCTCGACGCGACGGCCTTCGACGCGCAGAAGTTCACGACCCGGATCGCGAGCGGCGACGTGCCGGACGTCGTGCAGATGGACCGCCGGTACGTCACGACGTACGCCGCACAGGATCTCATCATGCCGCTCGACGAGTGCTTCGCCGCCCAGGACGTGTCGCCGCGCGACCACTGGTATCCGTTCGTGGTCGACGACGTCACCTACGAGGACGCCGTGTGGGCGGTGCCGCAGTTCTACCAGCCGCCCGCGATCCTGCTGAACAAGGCCGTGCTCGATGAGGCAGGGGTCACGGCGGAGGAGATCGACACCTCGCAGCCCGACGTGCTGCTCGGTGCCATCGAGAAGATGTACCAGGAGTCCGGTGGCGTGCCGACGCGGCTCGGGTTCGACCCGGTCGCGACGGGCCAGGCCGGCCTGTGGATCCTCGGCATGGGCGGCCAGCTCAACGACGAGGACGGCGCGCCCACTCTCGACGACCCGAGCAACGTGGCGGGCATCGAGGTGCTCAAGCAGATCACCGACGCGCAGGGCGGCTTCGCGGCCGTCAAGAGCTTCACCGACTCCTTCGACGCGTTCGGCGACCAGAACCAGTTCGTCGCCCAGCAGGTCGGCGCGCAGGTGAACGCGCAGTGGTATCCGAACGTGCTGAGCCCCTACGCGGACCAGATCGAGCTGGAGGCCGTGCCGTTCCGGAATGCCGATGGCGAGCCGTTCTCCGTCGCCTCCGGTACCGCGTTCGTGATCCCGGCCGGGGCGGAGAACCCCGCGGCGGCGTGCGCGTGGATGGTGAACCTCACCTCCGACGACGCATGGAACGCGGCGGGAGAGGCGCGTGCCGAGACGTTGAAGACCGACGGCGGCATCAACACCGGGCTCTTCACCGGATCGCCGTCCGCCGACCAGTCGATCCGCGAGACCTTCGTCACCGACAGTGGGAACGCCGGCTTCGATCAGGTCATCTCCACCTATTACGACGTGGTGGACTACGGGCAGTCCTTCGGCTCCTCGCCGGCGGGCCAGGAGATCCAGAACGAGCTCAACAACGCCATCACGGCGGCGCTGCTCGGGGACAAGTCGCCCGAGGACGCGCTGAAGGAGGCGCAGGAGGCGGCGATGCGAGCGTACGAGAACGCCACGGCCGGTTAG
- a CDS encoding tripartite tricarboxylate transporter substrate binding protein, producing MRITRAAAAFAALAATALVLSACTKVDESEGAASTYPEDDIRLIIQANPGGGSDLSSRALATELEKILGVSVIPENMPGAAGALAMEYVGSQDPDGYVIGFAPVEIAMLNTTQSADVLPEDFDLLGQIMLAPGVITVGANSGIETLDDLVTQAEAGAVTVANSGAGSIWEAATLGLGQATDADFTPVPYDGGATAVAAAASGETVAAVSGLGEALAQGEAVRILAVMNDERHPDAEDVETVEEAIGEEVVFGGWGGIYAPAGLPDDVHDVLEAAVKEAVESESYQKFQADAGNLVVYRDSEEWTGFVDDQFALFQDLLG from the coding sequence ATGCGCATCACTCGGGCGGCCGCTGCCTTCGCCGCCCTCGCCGCCACCGCTCTGGTGCTGTCGGCCTGCACGAAGGTCGACGAGAGCGAGGGGGCCGCCTCGACCTATCCCGAGGACGACATCCGACTGATCATCCAGGCCAATCCCGGCGGCGGCTCCGACCTGTCGTCGCGCGCGCTCGCCACCGAGCTGGAGAAGATCCTCGGCGTCAGCGTGATCCCGGAGAACATGCCCGGAGCCGCGGGAGCGCTCGCGATGGAGTACGTCGGCTCGCAGGATCCGGACGGCTACGTCATCGGCTTCGCGCCGGTCGAGATCGCGATGCTCAACACGACCCAGAGCGCCGACGTGCTCCCCGAGGACTTCGACCTGCTCGGCCAGATCATGCTCGCGCCCGGCGTCATCACGGTGGGTGCCAACAGCGGCATCGAGACCCTCGACGACCTCGTGACGCAGGCCGAGGCCGGCGCCGTCACGGTCGCGAACTCCGGCGCCGGCTCGATCTGGGAGGCTGCCACCCTCGGCCTGGGTCAGGCGACCGACGCCGACTTCACCCCCGTCCCGTACGACGGCGGAGCCACGGCGGTCGCCGCCGCCGCCTCCGGTGAGACCGTCGCCGCGGTCTCCGGACTCGGCGAGGCGCTCGCGCAGGGCGAGGCCGTCCGCATCCTCGCGGTCATGAACGACGAGCGTCACCCGGACGCGGAAGACGTCGAGACGGTCGAAGAGGCCATCGGCGAAGAGGTCGTCTTCGGTGGCTGGGGCGGCATCTACGCGCCGGCAGGCCTGCCCGACGACGTGCACGACGTCCTCGAGGCCGCGGTCAAGGAGGCCGTGGAGTCGGAGAGCTACCAGAAGTTCCAGGCGGACGCCGGCAACCTCGTGGTCTACCGCGACTCCGAGGAGTGGACCGGGTTCGTCGACGACCAGTTCGCCCTGTTCCAGGACCTCCTGGGCTGA
- a CDS encoding tripartite tricarboxylate transporter TctB family protein, translating into MTSPETAAESAASGGYEGATASRPLEIAFAAVALAITAGYLFLATQIPLRREAAPGQIDARFWPLVIGVTGVVVAIALLAVAITRPAPTREDIERIQPGGVLRVIATIAIAGAFIAFWSLGSVILFGYRIEVFPVACALLMAALMLLYGHRRWLSLVIYSAAVTAFVYVVFGMLLRIPL; encoded by the coding sequence ATGACCAGCCCTGAGACCGCCGCCGAGTCGGCCGCGTCGGGCGGCTACGAGGGCGCGACCGCCTCGCGGCCCCTCGAGATCGCGTTCGCCGCCGTCGCCCTCGCGATCACCGCCGGCTACCTCTTCCTCGCCACGCAGATCCCGCTGCGGCGCGAGGCCGCCCCCGGGCAGATCGACGCCCGCTTCTGGCCGCTCGTCATCGGCGTGACCGGCGTCGTCGTCGCGATCGCGCTCCTCGCCGTGGCGATCACAAGACCGGCTCCGACCCGCGAAGACATCGAGCGCATCCAGCCGGGAGGCGTCCTCCGGGTGATCGCGACGATCGCGATCGCCGGCGCCTTCATCGCCTTCTGGTCCCTCGGCTCTGTCATCCTCTTCGGCTACCGGATCGAGGTCTTCCCGGTGGCCTGTGCCCTGCTCATGGCCGCGCTGATGCTCCTCTACGGCCACCGCCGCTGGCTGAGCCTCGTCATCTACTCCGCCGCCGTGACGGCGTTCGTCTACGTCGTCTTCGGCATGCTCCTGAGGATCCCCCTGTGA
- a CDS encoding tripartite tricarboxylate transporter permease — translation MNALLEGLNSLLDISILLYMGVGLVLGFMVGAFPGITATMAVALAAGFTMTLEPVQGLAVLLTIYVAANFGDRVPSILINTPGTPASIATTLDGYPMAKQGRAGLALTISAIVSAVGILASLVLFSIAAVPIASFARDYFKSPELFALVVFGIAIMIGISSKSMLKGILAGLFGLMLGSVGTYAATADQRFTFGVLELVEGVNFIAVIIGLFGIAELFDQLLTHRKSHVRPISSLGRWWPNRAELKQSGRATAVGGAVGLGVGLIPAAGGDIAGLIGWERARKVSKHPEMFGKGSIEGVAASDTASSATLGGSLTTTMALGIPGDSVMAVMIGSMIIWGITPGPTLFTNRPDLVVSIVGIMLVATILSLALSLVRMKGMVKLLDVPQPYLWSGILIFCIIGTYATSNSLSTVVTMLIFGVIGVLLKRMQVPAGPVVLGLLLGPLAEENLARTLAILPTRPFFEVVSPIALVLLALAVLSIVMPAIRAARKPRAARASLEDSILRTDSIEQIEKAHDELAAQPDLLTSTVRNVDAGARRGRADRKNRKSTTPEETEK, via the coding sequence GTGAACGCGCTCCTGGAGGGGCTGAACTCGCTCCTCGACATCTCGATCCTGCTCTACATGGGCGTCGGCCTCGTCCTCGGCTTCATGGTCGGCGCCTTCCCCGGGATCACCGCGACCATGGCGGTCGCGCTCGCCGCCGGATTCACCATGACCCTCGAACCCGTGCAGGGTCTCGCGGTGCTGCTGACGATCTACGTCGCGGCGAACTTCGGCGACCGGGTGCCGTCCATCCTCATCAACACCCCGGGGACTCCCGCCTCCATCGCCACCACCCTCGACGGTTATCCGATGGCGAAGCAGGGGAGGGCCGGTCTCGCTCTGACGATCTCCGCGATCGTGTCGGCCGTCGGCATCCTCGCCTCGCTCGTGCTGTTCTCGATCGCCGCCGTCCCGATCGCCAGCTTCGCGCGGGACTACTTCAAGTCGCCCGAGCTGTTCGCGCTCGTCGTCTTCGGCATCGCGATCATGATCGGCATCTCGTCGAAGTCGATGCTCAAGGGCATCCTCGCCGGACTCTTCGGGCTGATGCTCGGCAGCGTCGGGACCTACGCGGCCACGGCCGACCAGCGCTTCACCTTCGGCGTGCTGGAACTCGTCGAGGGTGTGAACTTCATCGCCGTCATCATCGGTCTCTTCGGCATCGCGGAACTGTTCGATCAGCTCCTCACGCACCGGAAGTCGCACGTGCGACCGATCTCGAGTCTCGGCCGGTGGTGGCCGAACCGCGCGGAGCTGAAGCAGAGCGGGCGGGCGACCGCGGTTGGCGGAGCCGTCGGCCTCGGCGTCGGACTCATCCCGGCAGCGGGCGGCGACATCGCCGGCCTCATCGGTTGGGAGCGGGCGCGCAAGGTGTCGAAGCACCCGGAGATGTTCGGCAAGGGATCGATCGAGGGCGTCGCGGCGTCCGACACCGCCTCCAGTGCCACGCTCGGCGGCTCGCTGACCACCACGATGGCGCTCGGTATCCCCGGCGACTCCGTGATGGCGGTGATGATCGGCTCGATGATCATCTGGGGCATCACCCCGGGCCCCACGCTGTTCACCAACCGCCCAGACCTCGTCGTCTCGATCGTCGGCATCATGCTCGTCGCGACGATCCTGTCGCTCGCGCTGAGTCTCGTGCGGATGAAGGGCATGGTGAAGCTGCTGGATGTGCCGCAGCCCTATCTGTGGAGCGGCATCCTCATCTTCTGCATCATCGGCACGTATGCCACCTCGAACAGTCTGTCGACGGTCGTCACGATGCTCATCTTCGGCGTGATCGGCGTGCTGCTCAAGCGCATGCAGGTACCGGCCGGACCCGTCGTGCTCGGCCTGCTGCTCGGTCCGCTCGCCGAGGAGAACCTCGCCCGCACGCTGGCGATCCTCCCGACGAGGCCGTTCTTCGAGGTCGTCAGCCCCATCGCCCTCGTGCTGCTCGCGCTGGCCGTGCTGTCGATCGTGATGCCGGCGATCCGTGCCGCCCGCAAGCCTCGCGCCGCGCGGGCCTCGCTGGAGGACTCGATCCTCCGCACCGACAGCATCGAGCAGATCGAGAAGGCGCACGACGAGCTCGCCGCGCAGCCCGATCTGCTCACCTCCACCGTCCGCAACGTCGACGCGGGTGCGCGCCGGGGACGCGCCGACCGCAAGAACCGCAAGAGCACGACCCCCGAGGAGACCGAGAAGTGA
- a CDS encoding dihydrodipicolinate synthase family protein yields the protein MTRYDILTAVPTAFHRDGALDLDGSRAIFRFVADSGNEGAFVLGTTGEFPAVDADEFRALVGAAMEELADRMRVIVHVGQPSTFEAVRLVGIAKELGAAEFAALTPYYLRATDDAILDYYRAVSAAVGDGRLYVYIYPARSGNPVSPELLVRIADLPNVVGAKVSELSLDDIAAYRAAVPAGFELYTGADRDLIAAVEAGAQGVVSGVSSVTPKPFRALADAGRSGDADAIAAAQIAVDDVVALIGGDMARMKEAYRVLDVVDTHCRMAIAEPSADERAAVAQVVAAHR from the coding sequence GTGACCCGCTACGACATCCTGACCGCCGTCCCGACCGCGTTCCACCGCGACGGGGCCCTCGACCTCGACGGGTCGCGCGCGATCTTCCGGTTCGTGGCCGATTCGGGGAACGAGGGCGCCTTCGTCCTCGGCACCACGGGCGAGTTCCCCGCCGTGGACGCGGACGAGTTCCGGGCGCTCGTGGGAGCGGCGATGGAGGAACTGGCGGACCGGATGCGCGTGATCGTGCACGTCGGACAGCCGAGCACCTTCGAGGCCGTGCGCCTGGTGGGCATCGCCAAGGAGCTGGGGGCCGCGGAGTTCGCGGCCCTCACCCCCTACTACCTGCGTGCCACGGACGACGCGATCCTCGACTACTACCGCGCCGTCTCCGCAGCCGTGGGGGACGGGCGCCTCTACGTCTACATCTACCCGGCGCGGAGCGGGAACCCAGTCTCGCCGGAACTGCTCGTACGCATCGCCGACCTGCCGAACGTGGTGGGAGCGAAGGTGAGTGAGCTGTCGCTCGACGACATCGCGGCCTATCGTGCGGCCGTGCCCGCAGGCTTCGAGCTCTACACCGGCGCCGACCGCGACCTCATCGCGGCCGTCGAAGCCGGCGCGCAGGGCGTGGTCTCCGGTGTCTCCTCCGTCACGCCGAAACCCTTCCGAGCCCTCGCCGACGCCGGACGCTCCGGAGATGCGGATGCCATCGCCGCGGCGCAGATCGCCGTGGACGACGTCGTCGCGCTCATCGGCGGCGACATGGCGCGCATGAAAGAGGCGTACCGCGTGCTCGACGTGGTGGACACGCACTGCCGCATGGCCATCGCCGAGCCCTCCGCCGACGAGCGGGCCGCCGTCGCGCAGGTGGTGGCCGCGCACCGCTGA